A single Neospora caninum Liverpool complete genome, chromosome VIIb DNA region contains:
- a CDS encoding putative thioredoxin domain-containing protein encodes MDSSPHEKVTGKGGGARRGKRHSLRVVWWILLFCCFCVFIVFNPLVSSFIFPGLRRVLRARDAENAPVLTSHSSPVGDAFHKSQQEAPERSASHEPHRPAMRRGIKYFRWSHTVSSQLQRQQPGTIFFLFYDEKQSRDGGDTSEQRRGENSNGGSGAEEDSSGTLLSDFQDLAVDFNSQPIFHVSVTKSLMHHWAYILPEGSEDTLPLALIVEMNKGWKKFILNDRHLNYEKLRNFEEQYFMGKLSPYVRSESTSAVESSEQQVIVHLVGDTFKKNVVDSKHDALVFFYAPWCGFCKRFEPQLRRLAAEFTQIRSIRFYKMDVTKNDIDHPHTRVERVPHVALYLRGKKMETPIKFDHSIDDVVEYGKDFLLSHATCKQIDLVTKNDCDFGDTPGHEF; translated from the exons ATGGACTCCTCCCCTCACGAGAAGGTGACGGGAAAGGGAGGGGGCGCGCGCCGAGGGAAAAGACATTCTCTTCGCGTCGTGTGGTGGATCCTCCTGTTTTGTTGCTTCTGCGTGTTCATAGTTTTCAATCCTTTAGTTTCCTCCTTTATCTTTCCGGGTCTCCGTCGAGTGCTCAGAGCACGAGATGCCGAAAACGCTCCTGTTTTGACCAGTCACTCCTCTCCAGTTGGTGACGCGTTTCACAAATCTCAACAAGAAGCACCGGAGCGCTCTGCTTCCCACGAACCGCACAGACCAGCCATGAGGAGAGGGATAAAATACTTCCGCTGGTCTCACACAGTGTCGTCCCAGctgcagcgacagcagcCTGGTACTatcttctttctgttctaTGACGAGAAACAATCCAGAGATGGTGGAGATACCTCGGAACAGAGGCGGGGAGAAAACAGCAACGGAGGGAGCGGAGCAGAGGAGGACTCCTCTGGGACGCTTCTCTCTGACTTCCAGGATCTTGCTGTTGATTTTAACAGCCAACCCATTTTCCACGTGAGCGTTACGAAGTCTCTCATGCATCACTGGGCTTACATTCTGCccgaaggaagcgaggacacgctgcctctcgccctcaTCGTGGAAATGAACAAAGGGTGGAAGAAGTTCATCTTGAATGACAGACACCTCAACTACGAAAAACTGAGAAATTTCGAGGAACAATATTTCATGG GCAAGCTATCACCATATGTGAGATCCGAGTCGACAAGCGCTGTGGAGTCGTCCGAACAGCAGGTTATCGTCCATCTTGTGGGAGACACGTTCAAAAAGAACGTCGTAGATAGCAAACACGAtgctctcgttttcttctaTGCGCCGTG GTGCGGCTTCTGCAAACGATTTGAGCCTCAACTGCGTCGCCTTGCAGCCGAGTTCACACAAATCAGGTCTATCCGTTTCTATAAAATGGATGTCACTAAAAATG ATATCGATCATCCTCATACACGTGTCGAACGGGTGCCGCACGTTGCTCTGTACCTCCgcgggaagaagatggaAACTCCCATCAAGTTTGATCATTCCATCGACGACGTTGTCGAGTACGGAAAAGATTTTCTTCTGAGCCACGCGACTTGCAAGCAGATTGACCTCGTGACTAAAAACGATTGTGATTTTGGAGACACACCTGGTCATGAATTTTGA
- a CDS encoding putative EGF-like domain-containing protein, with translation MHVPRSPSLWRQFLLAGSCVALCVVQDSSAIRGRGQYSLLQPDGSPQRAEDSTSPPLLALSHSPRGRGFNDSGQHALATDVVPESALESQKIYTGIGSCSTNPCGEAAYCRDYPSGHGCTCHLGFFWDGQQCVSIRENNLCAPGEPVDVNVQNVYECTCSPGYEKGTSTLPNGADVETCVRVTCPEAYYLDGDTCKPATDDLCSPGELGEQQNRNEYTCTCPETHFVETFVGAGDVNLQRCTPDPCYQQCSPGTCTRSPSEASGYTCRCPENYSVATTDIGQVCKAGPCAGNPCGLPEEGHTCTATSDAGYTCSCAEGYIFNGTSCAQPAVNPCTPGTVVATGEVNGYTCRCPAGYVAEEVADSGEGAQQRCSAEPAVDVCNNKCEFGTCSPSPREGSDSPYHCECEAGYSVSTGPDGEYCEPTVCSSNPCGAAEAGHVCQKTGETTYACTCARGFFFNGKTCEQATNTLCSPGELGEQQNRNEYTCTCPETHFVETFVGAGDVNLQRCTPDPCYQQCSPGTCTRSPSEASGYTCRCPENYSVATTDIGQVCKAGPCAGNPCGLPEEGHSCVTDGDSNYMCFCAPGYYFDGTSCKMARDELCSPGELGPQAVTNKYTCSCPEGFNRDKFMSDGGVTLERCKEDVCYNKCGLGTCIHVDSDVPTYRCICPSGYTEADDGKACVKDPCSESPCGPSYEGHKCTNEGDGYSCLCANGYFLNGNTCEMAINHRCWPGVVGPQVRPNEYTCKCPPSHMAEDFEASGGVTLQKCVPDPCSGQCGHGKCSRTASTSWGYTCECDEHYSREESEGGEFCKAGPCADSPCGNAEDGNQCTSTGESTYSCECGEGFYFDGASCQRATDDLCSPGTLGTVAANAYTCNCDEGYVAKDSTVAENVTLQSCVVDVCHNRCADGSCREDASRTGGYACDCFPGYSVATADDGEFCQPDPCTLHPCGEGAPHQCTRHDDTLYSCLCAEGYYYDGATCALPTDALCSPGTLGDLGLNAYSCVCPPGHKVERREVTESVVLESCAVDVCFNQCGTGACAENPAEPGGFTCDCPPGFTVKATEDGQFCEDDPCSLDPCGVSERAESCENTGGSSYACTCASGFFFDGTTCREATNDLCDPGELGPQTQVNEYTCICAVGTVAEDFESAGNVTLQRCVADACLHDRCGTGKCTRNSAAEFGYECECTPGFSVEATASGPSCVHDPCSLSPCGAVDAGHTCVNQGGEAYACTCAPGYYLNGTSCEPLSDSLCEAGTVQQEEDNTYTCECPETHQLQEYTGPAGLPVQRCVEDICRDQCLPGSCSYDSSKNAGYACICPPGYLVQVGAAVTGGERCLPDECPLDSCGDPEKVQLCLVVEGSPVCTCKDGYFYNKFTGKCTVENPCDYNVCGASEAVEKCNFLGGGKWSCECRRGFRLETANEEQSCVRASFCDGDPCGPTDVNRCVSTLKGYSCRCGAGYKLVRKPQMKCELAS, from the coding sequence ATGCATgtgcctcgttctccctctctgtggcGCCAGTTCCTTCTGGCTGGCAGCTGCGttgctctctgcgtcgtaCAGGACAGCTCCGCGATCCGAGGGAGAGGACAGTATTCTCTGTTGCAACCCGACGGTAGTCCGCAGCGCGCGGAAGACTCCACTTCTCCACCTCTCCTTGCTCTGTCGCACTCCCCTCGCGGGCGGGGATTCAACGACTCGGGCCAACACGCCTTGGCGACTGACGTGGTCCCCGAGAGCGCGCTCGAATCGCAAAAAATTTATACTGGCATAGGCAGTTGTTCGACGAATCCTTGTGGCGAAGCTGCCTACTGCAGAGATTATCCCTCGGGACACGGATGCACTTGCCACTTGGGATTCTTCTGGGATGGTCAACAGTGCGTCTCGATCAGGGAAAACAACTTGTGTGCACCCGGAGAACCTGTGGACGTGAACGTGCAGAACGTGTACGAATGCACGTGTTCTCCCGGCTACGAAAAAGGGACAAGCACATTACCAAACGGCGCGGATGTCGAAACCTGCGTGCGAGTAACATGCCCAGAAGCATACTACCTTGACGGAGACACATGCAAACCTGCCACAGACGACCTGTGCAGTCCTGGAGAACTAGGCGAACAGCAGAATCGGAACGAGTACACGTGTACGTGTCCGGAAACCCATTTCGTTGAGACCTTCGTTGGTGCGGGAGATGTCAATCTTCAAAGGTGTACCCCGGATCCATGCTATCAACAGTGTTCACCGGGAACATGCACTCGGTCTCCCTCTGAGGCTTCTGGGTACACGTGTCGGTGCCCGGAAAATTACAGTGTTGCAACGACGGACATTGGGCAAGTGTGCAAGGCGGGGCCGTGCGCAGGAAATCCTTGTGGTCTTCCGGAGGAGGGTCACACTTGCACAGCCACGTCAGACGCCGGGTATACCTGTTCATGTGCCGAGGGTTACATCTTCAACGGAACATCATGCGCACAGCCGGCGGTCAACCCCTGTACTCCGGGAACCGTTGTCGCTACAGGCGAGGTGAATGGCTACACCTGTAGGTGTCCTGCAGGGTACGTGGCTGAGGAGGTCGCGGATTCTGGCGAGGGAGCACAACAGCGATGCTCTGCTGAACCGGCTGTTGACGTTTGTAACAACAAGTGCGAGTTTGGTACCTGTTCGCCAAGTCCGAGAGAAGGCTCGGACTCCCCGTACCACTGTGAGTGTGAGGCGGGTTACTCTGTTTCAACGGGACCCGACGGCGAGTACTGTGAACCGACTGTGTGTTCCAGCAACCCATGTGGCGCAGCTGAGGCAGGCCACGTGTGTCAGAAAACGGGCGAGACCAcgtatgcatgtacatgtgCACGGGGGTTCTTTTTCAACGGCAAGACGTGCGAACAGGCAACGAATACTCTGTGCAGTCCTGGAGAACTAGGCGAACAGCAGAATCGGAACGAGTACACGTGTACGTGTCCGGAAACCCATTTCGTTGAGACCTTCGTTGGTGCGGGAGATGTCAATCTTCAAAGGTGTACCCCGGATCCATGCTATCAACAGTGTTCACCGGGAACATGCACTCGGTCTCCCTCTGAGGCTTCTGGGTACACGTGTCGGTGCCCGGAAAATTACAGTGTTGCAACGACGGACATTGGGCAAGTGTGCAAGGCGGGGCCGTGCGCAGGAAATCCTTGTGGTCTTCCGGAGGAGGGTCACTCATGTGTGACGGATGGGGATTCGAATTACATGTGTTTCTGTGCGCCGGGGTACTACTTCGACGGTACGTCGTGCAAGATGGCTAGGGACGAACTGTGCTCGCCGGGTGAGTTGGGGCCCCAGGCTGTCACGAACAAGTACACGTGCTCGTGTCCAGAGGGCTTCAACCGCGACAAGTTCATGTCGGACGGCGGAGTCACCTTGGAGAGATGCAAGGAGGATGTCTGCTACAACAAGTGCGGGCTGGGTACCTGTATTCATGTTGATTCGGATGTGCCCACCTATCGTTGCATTTGTCCGAGTGGCTACACTGAGGCGGATGACGGAAAGGCATGCGTGAAGGATCCTTGCTCGGAGTCTCCTTGCGGTCCTTCCTACGAGGGACACAAGTGCACGAATGAGGGGGACGGGTActcgtgtctctgtgcgAACGGGTACTTCCTGAATGGAAACACCTGCGAAATGGCTATCAACCATCGGTGCTGGCCCGGGGTGGTGGGGCCGCAAGTGCGCCCCAATGAGTACACGTGCAAGTGCCCACCTTCGCACATGGCCGAGGACTTTGAGGCGTCCGGAGGCGTCACGCTGCAGAAATGCGTCCCAGATCCGTGCAGCGGTCAGTGTGGCCACGGCAAATGCTCCCGGACCGCCTCGACGAGCTGGGGGTACACGTGCGAGTGCGACGAGCACTATTCCCGGGAGGAGTCGGAGGGGGGCGAGTTCTGCAAGGCGGGCCCCTGCGCGGACTCGCCGTGTGGAAACGCCGAGGACGGGAACCAGTGCACGAGCACAGGCGAGTCGACATACTCCTGCGAGTGCGGCGAGGGATTCTACTTTGACGGCGCTTCATGCCAGCGTGCGACCGACGACCTGTGCAGCCCCGGCACTCTGGGGACTGTGGCCGCAAATGCGTACACGTGCAACTGCGACGAAGGCTATGTGGCGAAGGACTCCACGGTGGCCGAGAACGTCACTCTCCAGAGCTGTGTCGTCGACGTGTGCCACAACCGGTGCGCGGACGGAAGTTgccgcgaagacgcgtcgCGCACTGGGGGGTATGCCTGCGACTGTTTCCCAGGCTACTCAGTGGCGACCGCTGACGACGGGGAGTTCTGTCAACCTGATCCGTGCACGCTGCATCCCTGCGGCGAGGGTGCGCCGCACCAGTGCACTCGGCACGATGACACCCTCTACAGCTGCTTGTGTGCGGAAGGGTACTACTACGACGGCGCGACGTGTGCGCTTCCAACCGACGCCTTGTGCTCGCCAGGGACACTCGGTGACCTGGGTCTGAACGCGTACTCCTGCGTTTGCCCTCCCGGCCACAAAGTCGAGCGGCGCGAGGTGACGGAGTCGGTCGTTCTCGAGAGCTGCGCCGTCGACGTGTGCTTCAACCAGTGCGGAACTGGGGCTTGCGCGGAGAACCCTGCTGAGCCGGGAGGCTTCACGTGCGACTGCCCGCCAGGCTTTACCgtgaaggcgacggaggacGGCCAGTTTTGCGAAGACGACCCGTGCTCACTGGATCCCTGCGGCGTGTCGGAACGTGCGGAATCGTGCGAAAACACGGGCGGCTCGAGCtacgcatgcacgtgcgCATCGGGATTCTTCTTCGACGGCACGACATGCCGAGAGGCCACGAACGACCTGTGCGATCCTGGCGAGCTGGGCCCCCAAACCCAGGTGAACGAGTATACCTGCATCTGCGCCGTGGGCACAGTTGCGGAGGATTTTGAGAGTGCAGGCAACGTGACGCTTCAGCGCTGCGTCGCGGACGCCTGCCTGCACGACCGCTGCGGCACCGGCAAGTGTACGCGGAACTCGGCGGCGGAGTTTGGGTACGAATGCGAATGCACGCCAGGGTTCAGCGTCGAGGCGACGGCCAGTGGACCGAGCTGCGTCCACGATCCGTGCTCACTGTCTCCGTGCGGGGCCGTCGACGCCGGTCACACTTGCGTCAAccagggcggcgaggcgtaTGCGTGCACGTGTGCTCCCGGCTACTATTTGAACGGAACCTCCTGCGAACCGCTGTCCGACAGCTTGTGTGAAGCAGGAACCGTGcagcaagaggaagacaacacGTACACGTGTGAGTGCCCGGAGACGCATCAGCTGCAAGAGTACACCGGCCCCGCGGGCCTTCCCGTCCAGCGGTGTGTTGAAGACATCTGCAGAGACCAGTGCCTGCCAGGCTCCTGTTCGTACGATTCGTCGAAGAATGCCGGGTACGCGTGCATCTGTCCTCCGGGATACCTCGTGCAGGTTGGGGCTGCTGTCACCGGCGGCGAACGATGTCTGCCCGACGAATGTCCCCTCGACTCCTGTGGAGACCCCGAGAAGGTCCAGTTGTGTCTTGTCGTTGAGGGATCCCCGGTGTGTACATGCAAAGACGGATATTTTTACAACAAGTTCACCGGGAAATGCACAGTCGAAAATCCGTGCGACTACAATGTTTGTGGCGCGTCGGAGGCTGTGGAGAAATGCAACTTCTTGGGCGGCGGGAAGTGGAGCTGTGAATGCCGACGGGGATTCCGCCTCGAAACCGCCAACGAGGAGCAGTCCTGCGTCCGTGCGAGCTTCTGCGATGGAGATCCGTGCGGCCCCACCGATGTGAACAGGTGCGTATCCACCCTGAAGGGATACTCCtgtcgctgcggcgccggctACAAATTGGTTCGTAAACCGCAAATGAAGTGCGAGCTCGCCAGCTGA